The Pantoea sp. At-9b genome includes a window with the following:
- a CDS encoding amino acid ABC transporter permease/ATP-binding protein, producing the protein MDDFLKYLTLPYLWQGAVIAVELLVGALAGGILIGFFLALASTSKYLFIRLPVKIYIYTLRGTPVLLQLILLYNVLPEFGLRFSPFTSALLALMINETAFCAEIIRGGIMATDRDQSMAAQAFGYSRTKEMIHVVIPQALRAILPTMGNETVGLLKSTSLASVVGVNELTMRGQAIVSQNFLFIPVLVASGGIYLILSTLLAGGQWWMEKFYNLDERARRARARLALLPQEADITPMHLPKRRWDTQTAAPVLEIDNLCVEYAGKTVLNNLSLTVRRGEVVVLLGRSGSGKSTLLKSILALTPRLKGTIQTEGHFMGTDANGKPLAQRHLPVNRAKSGIGIVFQHFALFDHLTALENVMSILLRVQGAQPEVARAKAMRALKMVGLGDFAASLPHELSGGQKQRVGIARALAAEPQILLFDEPTSALDPELVREVNQTMRSLAQTGITMIISTHDIAFAAGVADRVVFLQNGALIEEGPPAILKNPTTPAFATFLEHENATEAQHANA; encoded by the coding sequence GTGGATGATTTCTTAAAATATTTAACCCTGCCTTATCTCTGGCAGGGCGCCGTGATCGCAGTTGAACTGCTGGTCGGCGCGTTAGCGGGCGGCATTCTGATTGGTTTTTTTCTGGCGCTGGCCAGCACCTCTAAGTATCTGTTTATCCGCTTACCGGTGAAGATTTATATCTATACCCTGCGCGGCACCCCGGTGCTGCTGCAATTGATTCTGCTGTACAACGTGCTGCCGGAATTTGGCCTGCGCTTCAGTCCGTTCACCAGTGCACTGCTGGCCTTGATGATTAACGAGACCGCCTTCTGCGCCGAAATCATTCGTGGCGGCATTATGGCGACCGATCGCGACCAAAGCATGGCGGCGCAGGCGTTTGGCTACTCGCGCACCAAAGAGATGATCCATGTGGTGATCCCGCAAGCGTTGCGCGCCATCCTGCCAACCATGGGCAACGAAACCGTGGGCCTGCTGAAATCCACCTCGCTGGCCTCGGTGGTCGGTGTCAATGAACTGACGATGCGCGGCCAGGCGATTGTGTCGCAAAACTTCCTGTTTATCCCGGTGCTGGTGGCCTCCGGCGGCATCTATCTGATCCTTTCCACGTTGCTGGCCGGGGGGCAGTGGTGGATGGAGAAATTCTATAACCTCGACGAACGCGCCCGTCGCGCTCGTGCCCGGCTGGCATTACTGCCGCAGGAAGCCGACATCACCCCGATGCACCTGCCGAAACGCCGCTGGGACACGCAGACCGCCGCGCCGGTACTGGAAATCGATAATTTGTGCGTTGAATACGCCGGTAAAACCGTCCTCAACAATCTGTCGCTCACCGTGCGACGTGGCGAAGTGGTGGTGCTGCTCGGCCGTTCCGGTTCCGGTAAAAGTACGCTGCTGAAATCGATTCTGGCGCTGACGCCGCGCCTGAAGGGCACCATTCAGACCGAAGGGCATTTTATGGGCACCGATGCCAACGGCAAGCCGCTGGCACAGCGTCACCTGCCCGTTAACCGCGCCAAATCAGGTATCGGTATCGTGTTTCAACACTTCGCGTTATTTGATCACCTGACCGCGCTGGAAAATGTGATGAGCATTTTGCTGCGCGTACAGGGTGCGCAGCCAGAAGTGGCTCGTGCCAAAGCGATGCGTGCGCTGAAGATGGTCGGTCTTGGCGATTTCGCCGCCTCGCTGCCGCATGAATTGTCGGGTGGACAGAAGCAGCGTGTCGGCATTGCCCGCGCGCTCGCCGCCGAACCACAAATTCTGCTGTTTGATGAACCCACTTCGGCCCTCGATCCTGAACTGGTCCGCGAGGTGAACCAGACCATGCGCAGCCTGGCGCAAACCGGTATCACCATGATCATCAGTACCCACGATATTGCTTTTGCCGCTGGCGTCGCTGATCGCGTGGTGTTTCTGCAAAACGGGGCGCTGATTGAAGAAGGACCA